Genomic segment of Denticeps clupeoides chromosome 13, fDenClu1.1, whole genome shotgun sequence:
GATCTGTCTGGCTTTGGTGGCCATTTTTTCTTTGGATGTTTTCTTAAAATCTTCACAAGCCATCCAAAAGTCAACGTTCTCCtggctgaactctgacctcagAAAGGTTGTGAATGCTGCACGGCCAACtgcaatacaaatcagaaattcATGACTGCACAGCACAAGCAAGATTTACACATTCATGTCATAGCGCTGCATCCTGCCAAAATATTCTAGAAAAAAAGTCCCCAGGGGGGTCAAAAGATAATTTGGAATGGGGAGGTCAGGGTTAAGCCTCCGAGGGGATTCTCAGGAGGCCATTGCTCCTCGGTTCTGTGCCACGGGCCGGCTGACGCCAGGGAAGGGAAGCcaccagagcagagcagcagcaggcccTGTAGGGGACGCCTAGGGCAGCCGGCCGAACACGTAGCACACGTCCCAGAGCATGAGAACACAAGCCTGGGGACCGTCGCTGTTAGAGCATTAAAAAACAACGGCAGTCTGCAGATATTCCGTGTGCATCAAGTAAGATGTCATGGcagcagaggggaaaaaacaagaaagCCTACGTTCTGAGGGCTTTATTTCTTCTTACTTTGAAGATTTGAAGGTCACACCTTGCCCATCATCGAAAACAGTTGCTTATCACTTAACCTTTGATCAATGTGACTGATTTGAAAGTGGGTTTGAAATCAATGATAACAATATTATGTGTTTCAAGTCAATATGATTGACtttgtttaatgttttgttgAAAATCCATTCTTACCTTCATGATGTATCAGGTTGTTAAAGGAGGATTTCCATTTCTCAACGTCGCCTGGAGCAATTCTGAAATTGAGCAGAAGCGGGAAAAACGTTCATTTACTGGGGTATGAAAGGCATAGAAAGACCAAAATGTTCAGCTCTGAAGATAATTGCGCTGCCATCATGCATGAACATGCATGATATCaattcttttcttgttttttaccTTTTGGTGGCAGTGGGCTTTTCCTTTGTAAGCTTCTGATCGGGTTGATGCTCTGGCTTTTGAAGCAGAAATCCAATACGGTGCTTGATGTCTTTAGCGCTGAGacatgaggacacatttttttcaagGATTTAAGATAAAACTACAATTGAATAATGCTTATAAATAAACCTGAATATAATTTACCTACACGTTAGACTTTAGGTAACATTTTTTCATTACCTTTTCAAGCACGTAGCAGGCAGGGCTGCTAACCCCTTGCACATGGTCGCGGATTGTAGTGTAAATCCAACTGGGAAACGGAGCTTTGGGCGTAGACTGCAGTCCTCACACAGTGTAAGAGCAGGTCCCCCTGCTGCCTGTGGCTTTATATGACTGCAGCCCTGACCACCAGAGAACCGGCCAATCACAGCAGTTCCGGGAAGGCACACACAACTCGATGGGTTTGCGGAAAACAGTGCGGGGGACAAGGTTCAAGCACAAAAGACGTTCTACTTAAGGATTCATGAGAACCATCAGCGTTATGTGCACTGtgtacacagcacagcagggTGCTAACACTGCATTTGCTGCTTATGCTGAATTCGCAACAAGGGTGTGAACAGGTTCAGCAGCCTTAAATTCTTTAAGATCTTATTTCAGATGGTTGACTTCTTAAACAAAATGAGATTATTAATTTTGGGCGCAGTACTTTAGTACATTGAAGATATGCAGAATGTGAGGTATAATACAGGTATAGTATTGTGACGAAACCACCCCACTAATAACATGGAGGGGAGAGATCTTTAGTAATTGACAGGTGGTGATTTCGGCATCATCTGTAGTTCTAGCAGGTTTCAGTTCTTCTCTACAACAGTGGTCATATTCATATAAGCAGACAATGGGGTTAAAAAGGTTCTTATctggaaatgaaagaaaattcTATCCTGAAAGTACTATATCACTAAAAGTGTCTACTTGCCAACAGATAGATCAATAAAATATACTAAATTAAAGCCaaactttaaatgaaaagaaattacatttatagAATTTTACCTCAGATTTGGTTTCTATGAATATTATGAAAATATGTAATAGGATATCAAATGCATTTGGCATTATTTTGCACCCAATAAAAATGATTCATGTGGGTGAATTAATctgatgtgttgtgtgtaagATGTGCTTTCCCAACAACATCTAATGCTGGTTCCTGGGTGCTTTCGTAGTATCTACGTTCTTGCATTGTTCCTTTAACCAGGCTTCCTGGCATGAAAACCAGGACAGTTGCAATAATACACAGGTATGATGAACTCACTCAAGCCACCCGCATGAATGTTTTAAGTCAaaataatatctaaaaaaaaaaagaagctattTAATGAATAGTTTCATTAAAACTACtttgtctcttttttatttttatttagttttggacatttaaacaataaatgGAGTGACCTTGACTATCCTGTTTTTAAATTGGTGCTTAAACTCTGAATTGcagacattttaatgcatttttccaGGAATCATGAAAAAAGATGTTTATGACAGACATATATTCAAGAACGTCCTGCATAAATgccaggtttttaaaaaataagaccataataaacatttttatcctATAACCTGGTACAgttcaacagaaaaacaaataaatatgttgGTGGGAAGAAATATGCTTGTTGCAAAAGTGTGCTCACCCTCAAGCTAATACTTTGTTGAAGGCACCTtctgatttaattacagcaatcAGAAGCATTCCAAATCTTTTAGATTATGAGAGGCATCTTCAGGCCAACCCAAAAATTTTCTGGTCTGGGTCATTCCAAAACTTCTGTTGATGCCGCTGTTTGGTTTACTTGGACgttgaaatgtataaaatgtattttatagccatatatttaatattttatgtaaagtGATAAAATTTTCCTTTAGCGGCAGTGTGTGCTGCAGCCCAGAGGTCTGTGTCATGTCTCAGTACCTGCATGTTCAGCTGATTTCTCTGAATTGAAGCCCTCTGTTTCCACAATGCAACCAGCAACCAGCAACGTTACATGGAAATGTTAACGGACTGGACACACTAAATGTGAGATGCACTCAGGTTTAAAGGTTTAAAGAGCATGTTGCTGTCTGATGAAACATCAGTccagtctagtgggtaaggaaatggacccgtaatcagaaggttcgaatcccgatccgccaaggtgccactgaggtgccactgagcaaagtaccgtccccacacgctgctccccgggtgcctgtcatggccgcccactgctcaccaagggtgatggttaaaagcagaggacacattttgttgtgtcaccgtgtgctgtgatgtgtttcacaatgacaatcacttcactttctgtcaTTTGTCCTTTTACCTCCTTTTGTTTGTGGTTACTTTACACGACTATGTTGTTTACTCATAACCATAACCACTCATAACCAGACAGAAAGcaaagtttaaaatgtgcactatttgatattaatttcatattGATTTTGAAGATAGGCCAGGGCTTGATATTCAGTGCAGTGCAGGAATGAATTATGTGGACAAGCATACCAGTTGATTCGCTGTGGTAACCCGTAATGGGTACACAATAGGAAGACAATAACTATTATGCAGAAACTCAATTTGATAAAGCTTTCATCTTATAGTACATCTTATACTACAATATACTACAGCATTGTTTTGGtcgtaaaaataaaaaagtttaaaggCCATTTAAGGTTAGACTTCCTGTGACAGTGGGTTTAGTTAGGGTGAATCTCTATTGCTTTCTTTAAATCCTTTGGCGACAACCTTGTTACTAGTGCTGGAACAGACCGCTGTGAGGTGTGATTACAGGGGAAGAATTACCGGGGTTGTGCGCACATCATCCAATCTAACACGTTTAATGAATATACTGCTTCTCACATGTGGACCGTCGCCAGTGGCAGGCCTCGTGACAGGGGAAGCTGCCCTCATTTCCGAGCTCACCTCGTTGCTCCTGGCAGGGGCTGTACAGGCAATCTGCAGAACCTAATCGGACAGCCAGTTGCAGAGCAAAAGGGCTGAAAAGCACCAGAAAGGTAGAGACCTACAGAGTCCATGACAACAGGTGCCCAGGAGAATGCAACCTTCAGAAGGAATCACCATCAGTTAGCATCCTAATTTAATTTCTCGGCTCTGAAAGAAAGACAACACTTACAACTGCTTTTGCAATTCCTCTATTGGACCTTTCAAAAACGAACTCCACTTTCAGCCTTAGaggaaaatgctttttttctcaaCTGACAGTGCTGCAGCCCAAATTGACAGGTGTGCTGCTGACATTTTACAAGAAAATTCTGTCCCACCTCTATTGCCTGTCTCGATCTCTTCCTCGTGGCTTTGTCAGAAAGTATATTATAAGAACAACAATAATTGCACAGTTATCCATAATCCATAAAAATGTTATGCAGAACAAAgcacaaatgcaaacaaaatggCTTCAATGTATCTGTACAGATTCTCTAGTGTCTGGGAACTGAAAAGTAAAATGTGATTAGTCACTTGCCCAATCGTCATCCATCAGAACTGGCATGGATATTGTCTCTCACACTGAACTCAGATTCCTTAACAGTTACCCAATTTGTTGAAAAGTATAACAGGAGTGTCCCCACAaactaaaatatacaaatatatgaaATTCATTTGGAGAAATTAATATAGGATGAACAGATGAAACATCTGGGTTTTTTTAGGATTATGATGTGTTTTAAACTTGTgttcaaaatgttgaaaatgtgtaattaaagaaaaaatgttgGTTAGTTACTCTGTTGCATTATCACATGGCAATGTTACCTCTATGGTAAAATTCAGTCTGAGGAGAAAAATGTACCTGCTTCATCTCCAGCATCTCCACAGCAGTTTAACCCTTTATGAAAATAGGCTGTTTTTTCTGGAAACTTGCAATTCTGCACTGTACTGCCCAAGGTTGTTAACTGATGTGTAACGAGTATGAAATAGtataagaaatatataaaatagtttTTGCTAATGTGTAATGGGAAGTGGGTTCAAACAAGTGGTgcattaaattcatatttttttctaaatgtctGCGTTAATTTAATTCTCATAAGATGTTGTTTATATAATTAACTTCCCTCCAAATGAATTTGGTGTTTCTGAATGGTGAAAAACTCAAACTAGGCATTTTCAGATGCACTTTTCCACCTAGAACAAATATGGTTCACACATACCATATACCCCTCCTCACGTGCTCATTATTCCTCCCATTTCTCTTTTGTGCCACCTTCAAATTAGGGTCCATAGTCACAATGGCCAATTGTATTGAAAGCATTATTTGTACTGACATGGTTTTTGACATGGAGTTGGGGGTTGCAATCTTTGTTTCCGTAAAATTTTAAGAGGGAACATGAGGGTTTAACAGTTCATGCAGTCTCAATGTGTATGGAAGATTATAACAATTTCCAtaacaatacaataataattcaataataataatgtgttttctAGATTAAACATTTATAGAATAGAATATTATTTCTGTCTGGTCTTGCTAGGACATTTGCGAGCTAAAGAAGTTTAAAATGCACCTATGCAATAGTCAGCTCTGTCTCATCTAAAAAGCACTTTTTCTTGGTTTTTATGTAACCAGCCCATCAGCAAATCAGCTGCTATTGTCAGCGTGGTCTTGCATAATACAGACTTCAATGGTTCTCTTCGGTGTAGGCCGTGCTGCGCAGCACATAAAGCCtttgaattattgaattattgaaaGACAGGTGGAAGGCAGAAGCCGAGTCTAATCAGTGGTGGGAAACCTGTCCACGCCAGGTCAACAGTGAAACCCTACGCTCAGCAATCAATCTCCCTCGGTCTGGAAGAGGGTGGACCTTAATCGGTGCTTGTCTGACCAGTCCAGGACCACGGAACACTTCAGtagtaaatgtcattttctcaCCCATGCACACGTACATAAAGTTTCAGCCGGTGTTGCTGGGCTGGTGTCTGTGTGCTGCCATTTTTCGATTTGAGCTCCGCTTTGTTTAGCACATCACAAGGCACAGGAAATGCTATATATAGACAAAGGTTCCACGACGTCATGTCCACCGTGCAAAATATCAACAGTGGCTCTTTGTTTGGTGTGACTTCACAGCGAGTCTGTTTTCTGAGTCAACGCGCGGTACATGACTGCCTATAGCGTTGTGTGATAAATCCCTTATGTTCATCAATAGTTCAAGGTCCATCAGCAGTGGATGCTGTTAGTCAGATGGCAACAGTCAACTCTAAGACCATAAGTGGCCAATAAAGCAAAGATAACAACATTTCCCACCCTTTCGAAACATTAGAGCTTTGTCAAGCCGCATTTATGTGTATGGAAAGCCTCCTGCTTATATCATGTGGTTGGTGTGTTGTGAGGCAACTTATTCCTCTTTTTCCTCAAATGACGCAGGCGTACACCCCTGCATGTGTGTCACAGCGGGGCCATAAATAggttcaattaaaaaataaatcatctttAACTCTGATGAAGATGTGTGTATGGGACCAAGCAGAGATAAAGCATttaacattacagtaaaatcGTGTTAAAATGCAGACATATTTAACCACAATCAAGTCAGAAAGAGACTGGAGAGGCGTCACGCAGTGTGAATGAGCTACCACTTCTCTCTGATGTTCCTACTGTGTTTTTGTGGGTGTAAATGGTGCATGCCAGCATGTAACAAGGACATAAGGTATTTAGGCAGAGGATAAAGTGCTCCTGGCCCACCCGGCACAGTGCAAGCATGTGATCGGTCAGTGAGCAGTCAGTGATGAAGGTAAAATAAATAGGGGGGGGGGATACGTGCTGTGCAGCACAGTGGGGGAGATGGCTATCAGGCCAGATGGCGTTTCAATGGCCAAACTTCTCCCCTCTGTTTACTGCAGAAGAGGATGTATGGGTGCTGTATAGGGTGGAGATTTGATACTCAAGGCAACATCTAGCCGTataacatatacatttttttgcaatttctCAATTCAGTTTTCAAGCATAAAGCCTTGGCAAAAGATTCAGATATTGGTCGGTTATTTTGAATCTGTTCTATTGCCAcaacttttatattttatactgtatttCCTGTTGCATGGTCTACACATATTTCAGTCATAATTAAATGTCTTATTGGCCGTTGTCTTGCATGTTGTTTAGTGTTCACTTGGCACTTTTGTCCATGTTTGGTCACTCTGTCCTGTCATAATTGTACTTTGTGTACATGCCAAAATCTGAGCTTGGCAATTTTGTATCTGATATGATAACAAGATTCACTTTAACTTTGACTCAGAGGTTCCCAATCTTAAACACCAACGAAAACAATGTGCCTTCTAGGTTTTCCACATGATCTTCAGCAAAGTGTAGCTCTCCTCTTTTTAGGAAGCATTAACTTTCTTACGCATTCAACTACTCAGCTAGTTTCCACAGTCAGATGTGAACCTGTGACCAGTGGCTATATAAAGAAGTCTTATAAACGTCAGGCTCTGGACACATACCAGTCGGCAATGACGCCATTTGCATCATGCCTCAGTGGTTTTGTAGCCTTGTGAAACCTTTGTGTCTCCAAACTCAGTTTACTTTTACCCCTTAACGTCACTATGTGCTGGGTCCAGACATCCATTATGTGCCTTTGTTCCATGTAGTTGAAGAATTAATACAATGTAGTGTCTTAAAAGGTATGAAACACAGCACTCAACCAGTTTTGGGAAAGGCTACATCTCCTTATGACCCTTGAATGAAAGAGAGggttaaattaaaatgattgtcattgtgaaacactataGCACAACCCACGTtgacacaaaaaatgtgtcctctgcttgtaaccataacccttggtgagcagtgggcagccatgataggcacaacagggccgcttccttaactggtAGACCACCAcagctacccccccccccctccccaccactgcaccactgtaTGTGTACCACTGGGAATATATCTCAGTTTGTACATATACAAAGGATGAAAATTGAAAAATTTCATGAAATCTGAAAATCAGCTTTTAGCTGAAAATTCATAGCCAATCATTGAAGAATGACACAACCTCGGAAAACATCAATGAGCATCAAATACGAACTGTTTCTCAGAAAAGCATTAAATGTCCAGCGAAGGCCATTACCATGGCCATGCTTAGTGGGAAGTGGTGAATACTTGTGTGCACTACCTTTATGCCATTGTGTTTTAAATCGACTAGTGCCCCCTAGTGGTAGCaatattaatttaaacaaaacTGGTGGTAAATTTAATACACACATACTAAtaaatttatacacacacacttcaaaagtttgaacacatgTATGGAGACTAAGACCATTTTGAAGATTCCAGTATATTTTTTGGGATTtttgcaggagaaagtgaagtatgtttgatgaatctgttttttcatttctgagtcacctctttttaccttcatggctgctgtgTTTACTATTGTCACATAATAAGATGATCATTATCATTagatgatcattaacatgaTGAGAAACTGTTCAGCACAAACCTTCAGAAAACCATCCCGTtatctaacttaaggtggtcgAGAGAAGTGTGTGAAAtactgccatcacagcaaaagctccctattttttttggtcacatgacttcatGGGTGTTATTGCATAGtgtcagttttgttctataatggtGAATAATCTATATTGTATAATGGtgtaggccagtggtggcctatcgattaaggaagcggccccgtaatcagaaagttgccggtttgaatcctgagccaccaaggtactgctgaggtgccactgagcaaagtcccatccccacacactgctctccgggcacctgtcatggctgcccactgctcaccaagttggttaaaagcagaggacacatttcgttgtgtcactgtatgcagtgctgcagtgtatcacaatgacttcactttcataatgagtgaaagtgaaagtgaagtgattgtcacatgtgatacacagcagcacagcacacggtgcacacagtgaaatttgtcctctgcatttaacccatcaccctgagtgagcagtgagcagccatgacaggcacccggggagcagtgtgtgcggacggtgcttttgctcagtggcacctcagtggcaccttggcagatcgggattcgaaccggcaaccttctgattacagggctgcttccttaaccactaggccaccactgccccataatgtaaaaaatgcaaggccCATAAATGAGCAGGTGCATTAAATGATACtgtatacagtccctgacaaaagtcttgtcgcttgtatGCAAagtgacctcaagtgccgctgaaatatatttctaatcaagatttttttttaacaagaaatggctgattttattcccaacagcttttgtaataatgtttcagtgcaaaacgaaactgtcaaaaagtgttctaatattcaaagcttggtaaagccctttgagtccatttttgcaaagacataattATTGTCGCCTTGTCACATGAGCTTCACTTGTGACTAATAATGAATGAGTTAGGTCTCAGGTGtctataaaaagaagcccagtacactaaatcttcacatcaactgcaactagacctctgaaaacatgcctaacattcaccctgagactaaagtgttgattatcaagaggctgaagaccagatccactgctggatgtggcagacaccttcagtGTGTGTCAGCGtacagaggacaaaaaaaagatttgaagagactggagacgtttttgacaagcccaggtcaggcagaccccgcaagacaactgctcgagaggaccatttgttggctcgaaaatccaatgCCAGCctatttctgtataggcgacaaaacttttgtcttgacaaaatttgacctttctgtcttgattaaatgacaaatcttttttcagtgaaactaattcatttaaatgcattaaacatcattcgGTAGGTTTTCACTTTTCATATgcgctatttctaacaccaattgatgaattaatgattaatgattttAAACACGCTCAAGGTGCAGAGGGAAACGATGGCGGGAGGAACACTCCCAGCtctccagcagcacagcagtccCGGGCACACCAGTGGTCCTGTATGGCGTAGATCAACACACATGTTAACAGGGAACATTTACACATTAAGCACCAAGCAGCCCTGAAGGAGCGACACCAGACACAGGGAACACCTCGTGAGGGAGAACAGATCTGAACAGCTCTGATGATCGCTATATTGATGATCTCTATATAAACTGGGGAGACAATCAGACATAACAGGCCGCACCTGACTCCTGGGAACATGATCAGGAACCTAGAACCCGGCTAGTGCACACTACGGGATGAGGACTTGTGAAGACATGTGAAGTTGGGTCCGAGGGCACAGCACTGTTTGCTGGACAGACAGTAAATCCCACTTGACCAGGCCATCCTGCCAGGCTTCATCATTGTTGAACTCACGGACCTGCTGTCAGGAGAGGGTCCTGATTCCATCATCTTCACCCTGCCGGTCGAAGTTGCTAATATCACACTTAATTTCTCATATACATTTACTTTCTGTCTTTATACCACTTCCTGACCACCAATCATCCAAATTGTCTAAGCCCACTTATCCAGATCAGTGTGTGCGGCTGACTAGGCCATTCTAAACACTCtatttcaatacacacacatacgctaCTGCACTGAAGACTGAGCGAGGGATTGCTGATCAATATATAATATCCTTCATGGAGTCCTTTAGATGCGAGGTATGTCtgactccacacacacaagatgatACTTCGCAAACCTTCAAGAAGTTAATGATTAACGCCGGGTAGCACAACAGAGTGGCTATAGAGTCACTTGGTCTAACAAGTGATTTAGCACCCTttcaaaagaaacacaaaaggcAGACTGCTGTTTTACGTACACAAAGTGCCCTGGACTGCTGCCACAGAGCGAGCGGACGCATTGTGCATTGTGTGAATGGTTGCCTTTGGCCAGGGTCCCGACACAGTTTGAATTTAGACTCTCGTCAATCACCGGGCCATGCACTCCCGcttcctccctctttttcttctttttcttactCGGCTTTGATTCTGGAAACCCGGACAACAGAGATGATGTCCCTAATTGGAGTGGGATAAATGACACTTCTTTTTGACAGTATCTCAGTTCTCATTGGTAGTTTTTGCAGCGGCTGGCAACTCCAAGAACTGCAGATTATCAGAAAGTCgatatatttaaaaagtcaaGAGATTTGCAGTGCAGGTCCCCCATATTATATATTGCATATTATCTAACccattcatatttcatttatgtgttcatattttgcaatgaaatgcatctaaacattattaattattattatatagtattttattaaattttaaaaCCTTCTAATTGACTCATGACAATATATGACAACTAATATTGATATatgatatttaaataatgattaaattatacacaaaatattccaaaattaagtgaaaagtaatgaaaatgaatctgTAACGACTATTCATTTCATAAAGTGACTTTTCATAATTTTCATTTATCACTCACAATGCAAAATTGCCTTGAAGTGCCAAGGGAAAGTGGTGAGCCAGAGGTGATGAAAATGCATCTGATTTTTGAAAACTATCCGTTTATGTGATAAACTACgtggacattttattttaatcaactAGAGGgaccttttttttacttccaccCAAGACCTGTTTAAAAGGATAACCTTTATAGCACATGgtgtacaataaaaaatgtctttattccaCTCACTTTCTAAACACTGTAATAAGGAAAATgaaatatatgtgtgtctgtacagTGTACTATTTATGATGAAGACCTCTTTTTCAGCCCTTATATATGCCTAGGTAATATTTAGCGTGATACTATGTCCTTTCAGATAAAGTAAATCTGACAGCACCACGACCTGGAAAATGTCAGCAGGTAAAGATTAAGAAGTTGTGTGGATAACCTGCCTTTCAGGCATTCAGACCCTACATTACTACATACAGAGCTGTCtgatattcattttatttactttctgGATGCCATATTGAATTGCATCGTGGGCTTCTGCTGTTTCAACGCATGGTTGAGCACAGCAGTGGTCTATCCCTAAAGAATTCTGCAGCCCATTTTCACAGCTCACATGCCCTACATTCAAGTAACATCATAATTAATTCAGACCGAATCGTCTGCGTGTTGGACTGAAGTGCAGGCTAAGGCTTTTAGGGACACCAAATGTGTGTCAGTAAGGAGCAAGGCCCATGATATCTGTCTCGTGGCCCACTGCCCTGAGTCTGACTTGAGTGTCAAAGTACtttagattcaagattcaagattgatttattgtcttgaatataatgtttcacacagatccCTCCCATAGTGGAAGTTAACAAAAAAGTCCTTGTTGTAAACCATAAGTGGAGTTGCagttgattaaaataaaatgtccatgtAGTTTATCACGTCACATAAACTGATCATTTTCCAAATCAGAAGCATTTTCATCAGCTCTGGCTCACcacatagtgcaatcataaaaggaaaatatatatgtacagtacaggccaaaagtttggacacacctgccCATCAATGTGTTAtcgttattttcatgaccatttacgttggtagattctcatcgaatgcatcaaaactatgaatgaacacatgtggagttatgtacttaacaaaaaaggttaaataagtgaaaacatgttttatattctagtttctttgctctgattactggtttaaacactcttggcattctctcgatgagcttcaagaggtcgtcgcctgaaatacttttccaacagtcttgaaggagttcccagaggtgtttagcactttctcgattgggttcaggtccggtgactgtgccACATCACCTGTGGGGACGACAAGATCGCCACCGGTCGATGCGCTGTAgcgacccctaacgggagaAGTCGAGCAGGGGacaggaccggaggcgttttgTAGGCGTTTTGGCCTCTAGAGGGCACTGTTgaatttaaaatagaaaaagttttatttgtcaGACCAATC
This window contains:
- the rgs4 gene encoding regulator of G-protein signaling 4, with product MCKGLAALPATCLKSAKDIKHRIGFLLQKPEHQPDQKLTKEKPTATKRIAPGDVEKWKSSFNNLIHHEVGRAAFTTFLRSEFSQENVDFWMACEDFKKTSKEKMATKARQIFDQYIEVESPSEVNLDSSTREQTRKNLLGHDITCFDEAQSKITTLMEKDSYRRFLNSKLFLDLLEPSRSSTHCSWESNKKHHLSDRTNVLCHCA